In the genome of Nocardia sp. NBC_00416, one region contains:
- a CDS encoding FAD-dependent monooxygenase: MESTDVVIAGAGPTGLMLACELRLAGVDVALFDGLPARTGESRAGGIHARTMEILDQRGMLDRLMARGRPMQAGHFSGLRMDFSDLDTRYPYTLAVVQTEIEKAFELHAAELGTHVQWASRIDGLHQDDTGVHVEVTGPSGRRVVRAEYLVGCDGGRSTVRKQAAIGFPGTGATMSGMLADVELRDPPADVVFSCRRGPGNFSVMQYQPGWYRLIVQRYDRVLDRSSDLMFDEFRAHFTEVAGTDYGMHSPAWVSHFGDTARHADTYRQGRVFLAGDAAHIHYPAGGQGLNLGVQDAFNLGWKLAAALHGQASEDLLDTYTTERHPIAARVLHNTRAQTALARSGPHTDALRDVMLDLIGIDAVRQRLALMVTGLDIRYDMTCTHPLAGRRIPDIDLTINDHSTSVHSLLRTGRAVLLSLGADHPAATTSQPWHQQVDIVAAQSDCVRWTVPGLGEITAPAATLIRPDGYVAWATEDSSTQELTEALADWFGASQPRRVDPGRKSP; the protein is encoded by the coding sequence GTGGAGAGCACTGATGTGGTCATTGCCGGCGCCGGACCGACCGGATTGATGCTGGCCTGTGAACTGCGGCTGGCCGGCGTCGACGTCGCCCTCTTCGATGGGCTCCCCGCCCGTACCGGTGAGTCACGAGCAGGTGGCATTCACGCCCGAACCATGGAAATCCTGGATCAGCGCGGCATGCTCGACCGTCTGATGGCACGCGGCCGACCGATGCAGGCCGGCCACTTCAGTGGCCTACGCATGGATTTCAGTGATCTCGACACCCGCTACCCCTACACGCTCGCAGTTGTACAAACCGAGATCGAGAAGGCATTTGAACTACACGCCGCCGAACTGGGAACACACGTACAGTGGGCGTCGCGAATCGACGGCTTACATCAAGACGACACCGGCGTCCACGTAGAGGTCACCGGACCGAGCGGTCGCCGCGTCGTCCGCGCCGAATATCTCGTCGGCTGTGACGGCGGGCGCAGTACGGTTCGTAAGCAGGCCGCAATCGGTTTCCCGGGCACCGGCGCCACCATGAGCGGCATGCTGGCCGACGTAGAGCTTCGCGATCCACCCGCCGACGTAGTGTTCAGCTGTCGCCGGGGACCAGGGAACTTCTCGGTCATGCAGTATCAGCCCGGCTGGTACCGGCTGATCGTGCAACGCTATGACCGCGTCCTGGACCGCAGCTCCGATCTGATGTTCGATGAATTTCGAGCCCATTTCACAGAGGTAGCCGGCACTGACTACGGAATGCACAGCCCTGCATGGGTGTCTCACTTCGGCGACACTGCCCGTCACGCCGACACCTATAGGCAGGGCCGCGTATTCTTGGCCGGCGATGCCGCGCACATCCACTACCCCGCCGGTGGTCAAGGACTGAACCTGGGTGTTCAAGACGCGTTCAATCTCGGCTGGAAACTCGCCGCGGCTCTTCATGGCCAGGCGTCTGAAGATCTTCTCGACACCTACACCACCGAACGGCACCCGATCGCCGCTCGCGTTCTGCACAACACACGCGCCCAGACCGCCCTCGCACGATCAGGACCGCACACCGATGCCCTGCGTGACGTAATGCTCGACCTGATCGGCATAGATGCCGTGCGGCAACGTCTGGCGCTGATGGTCACCGGGCTCGACATCCGATACGACATGACATGCACTCACCCTTTGGCGGGGCGTCGCATCCCCGACATCGATCTCACCATCAACGACCACAGCACCAGCGTTCACTCACTACTACGCACCGGTCGCGCCGTTTTGCTGAGCCTCGGCGCGGACCATCCGGCCGCTACCACTTCACAACCCTGGCATCAGCAGGTCGATATTGTTGCCGCCCAAAGCGATTGCGTCCGCTGGACCGTGCCCGGCCTCGGCGAGATCACTGCTCCCGCCGCCACACTGATCCGCCCTGACGGCTATGTCGCCTGGGCAACCGAAGATTCCAGCACTCAAGAGCTGACCGAGGCGCTTGCCGACTGGTTCGGGGCATCGCAACCCCGAAGAGTCGACCCCGGCCGGAAGAGCCCTTGA
- a CDS encoding response regulator transcription factor, which produces MSGARVLVIEDTETIRVALSTALTGLGFEVHVQENGYELEYELDTFRPDVVILDVMLPGRDGFALLQVVREMCTAGVLLLTARESVGDRLRGLDTGADDYVTKPFVLAEVIARVNAILRRIGRTDDLVHVGDLVVNSMAGTATRNGCLISLTATEFKLLTYLTENHDRVVHKKQILAAVWGYEDYNTNLVDVFISMLRRKLESQGPRLIHTVHGRGFILQDRADFTQNTDVDTVANC; this is translated from the coding sequence GTGAGCGGCGCACGTGTGTTGGTGATAGAGGATACAGAGACCATCAGAGTCGCTCTGAGCACTGCATTGACCGGCCTCGGGTTCGAGGTGCACGTCCAGGAGAATGGCTACGAGCTGGAGTATGAGCTGGATACTTTTCGGCCGGACGTCGTCATCCTGGACGTAATGCTCCCTGGTCGTGATGGATTCGCACTGCTGCAAGTGGTTCGGGAGATGTGCACCGCCGGCGTCTTGTTGCTGACGGCCCGCGAGAGCGTTGGCGATCGTCTACGCGGTCTTGACACGGGCGCGGATGACTATGTTACCAAACCGTTTGTGCTCGCTGAAGTTATCGCTCGGGTGAACGCCATACTGCGGAGGATCGGTCGCACAGACGATCTTGTCCACGTCGGTGATCTCGTCGTGAACTCGATGGCAGGTACTGCGACGAGGAACGGATGCCTTATCAGCCTGACGGCGACCGAGTTCAAGTTGCTGACGTACTTGACCGAGAATCATGACCGGGTAGTTCACAAGAAACAAATTCTTGCAGCCGTTTGGGGTTACGAGGATTACAACACGAATTTGGTGGATGTCTTCATAAGTATGCTTCGGCGAAAGTTGGAATCCCAGGGCCCGAGGCTCATCCACACTGTTCACGGACGAGGCTTCATCCTGCAGGACCGAGCCGATTTCACGCAAAATACCGATGTCGACACGGTGGCGAATTGCTGA
- a CDS encoding GlxA family transcriptional regulator, translating to MTSHRIVIMIFEGVELLDIAGPTQAFVTANRLLEREAQGYEVLLAGAQQGTVRCAGGVPLVAETSWDQVGRTADTIIVPGGVSLNSHGAAALTCPALIDWLSTAAPTLPRTAAVCTGAHILAAAGLLDGRRAVTHWATASQLATEYPDVSVDSDHIFIQDGHIWTSAGGATGIDLALALITADKSPEFSRLVARSLVMYLQRPGEHAQQSDFLTRSTAIDTRIRRLLNWIDANLTRELSISTLADEIDLSPRHFARVFRKQVGVTPGQYVEVARVREAARRLQHTNSDVRAIARAAGFGSVETLHRIFRQHYGLTPANFRRRSSEPEITRTAANFGYPNHQGEAAMSPSPPHPTAGYHLDTAFETAWAQ from the coding sequence GTGACATCGCATCGCATTGTCATAATGATATTCGAAGGCGTCGAATTGCTCGACATCGCGGGGCCCACCCAAGCCTTCGTTACAGCAAATCGACTCCTCGAGCGCGAAGCGCAGGGGTACGAAGTGCTGCTGGCTGGAGCTCAACAGGGCACCGTCCGGTGCGCCGGGGGCGTGCCGCTGGTCGCTGAGACATCCTGGGACCAGGTAGGGCGGACTGCCGACACCATCATTGTGCCTGGCGGAGTTTCATTGAACAGCCATGGGGCCGCGGCGCTTACCTGCCCAGCCCTTATCGACTGGTTGTCGACCGCGGCGCCAACGTTGCCCCGAACTGCCGCGGTCTGCACGGGTGCCCATATCTTGGCTGCCGCCGGCCTTCTCGATGGACGCCGAGCCGTAACCCACTGGGCCACGGCCTCACAGCTGGCAACCGAGTACCCCGATGTTTCAGTCGATTCAGACCATATTTTCATACAGGACGGTCATATCTGGACCTCAGCAGGGGGAGCAACGGGGATTGACCTCGCCCTCGCCCTGATTACGGCTGACAAATCTCCAGAATTCTCTCGTCTCGTTGCACGCTCACTCGTAATGTACCTACAAAGGCCAGGTGAGCATGCGCAGCAAAGTGACTTCTTGACTCGATCGACTGCCATCGACACCCGAATAAGGCGCCTGCTGAACTGGATTGATGCCAACCTCACGCGAGAGCTCAGCATTTCGACTCTGGCAGACGAGATCGATCTCAGTCCTCGCCATTTCGCACGAGTATTCCGAAAACAGGTCGGTGTGACGCCCGGGCAGTATGTGGAAGTGGCCCGTGTACGCGAAGCCGCACGCAGACTCCAGCACACGAACTCTGATGTACGCGCTATCGCTCGTGCAGCCGGCTTCGGCTCTGTCGAGACTCTGCATCGCATATTCAGGCAACACTATGGCCTCACCCCAGCGAACTTCAGAAGGCGATCTTCCGAACCCGAGATTACAAGGACCGCGGCAAACTTCGGCTACCCGAATCACCAGGGCGAGGCAGCGATGTCCCCTTCACCACCCCACCCAACCGCTGGGTATCATCTTGACACAGCATTTGAAACGGCCTGGGCACAGTGA
- a CDS encoding TetR/AcrR family transcriptional regulator — translation MSTTPTDGGSGSVRRQARGLRRADEVLATAAVVFAETGFERATTNLIAKRAGISPGSLYQYFRDKEAIARGLAERYVERLAVMQSEAFELTGDAEQDFDAVVDHSIDRIVGFNVDNPGFLALLMRADEPKGLREAVAPLQEELFRRVHGLLASFADRNPDADVAVATVMAMQISRGVMPVIAAADDPRRSPLVPELKRALKAYLTAALR, via the coding sequence ATGAGCACGACGCCCACCGATGGAGGTTCCGGGTCGGTTCGGAGGCAGGCGCGAGGTCTGCGCCGTGCGGATGAGGTCCTCGCAACCGCTGCGGTCGTGTTCGCGGAGACTGGCTTCGAACGGGCGACCACGAATCTCATCGCCAAGCGGGCTGGGATCTCGCCTGGATCGCTCTACCAGTACTTTCGCGACAAAGAGGCAATCGCTCGGGGACTCGCCGAGCGTTATGTCGAGCGGCTCGCTGTGATGCAGTCGGAGGCTTTCGAACTCACTGGCGACGCCGAGCAGGACTTCGACGCGGTCGTCGATCACTCGATCGATCGAATAGTCGGTTTCAACGTCGACAACCCGGGGTTCCTGGCGCTGCTCATGCGAGCGGACGAACCGAAGGGCCTCCGCGAAGCCGTTGCGCCACTGCAGGAGGAGCTGTTTCGACGAGTGCACGGCCTCTTGGCCTCCTTCGCCGACCGCAACCCGGATGCTGACGTCGCTGTTGCGACGGTGATGGCTATGCAGATCTCTCGCGGCGTGATGCCCGTGATCGCGGCGGCTGATGACCCACGAAGGTCCCCTCTCGTACCAGAACTCAAGCGCGCGCTGAAGGCCTATCTGACTGCCGCATTGAGATGA
- a CDS encoding IS5 family transposase — translation MNSVTATCRADLTDAQWAKLKPLLPAGMKPGRPPRWSKRRLIDGIRWRIRTGSPWRDIPTTYGPWQTVYGLFRRWQRDGTWESILTALQAHADAGGEIEWTVSVDSTIARAHQHAAGARRDFDGQVEPAGGFDDEPADHGLGRSRGGFTTKLHLAADQGQRPLALVITPGQWADCPQFTTVLGEIRVPRLGVGGTRSRPDRVLADKAYSSAANRAYLRQRGIKATIPIKADQAAHRVAKGNAGGRPPAFDPNLYKLRHAVECTISRLKQHRAVATRYDKLAVRYLATVRVAAINLWLSGHDL, via the coding sequence GTGAACAGCGTAACGGCAACGTGCCGTGCGGATCTGACTGATGCTCAGTGGGCGAAACTGAAACCGCTACTACCTGCTGGTATGAAGCCGGGTCGGCCACCGCGGTGGTCGAAACGCCGGTTGATCGACGGGATCCGGTGGCGGATCCGGACCGGCAGCCCGTGGCGTGATATTCCGACAACGTATGGGCCGTGGCAGACGGTGTACGGGTTGTTCCGCCGCTGGCAGCGTGACGGCACGTGGGAATCGATACTGACCGCGCTGCAAGCCCACGCCGACGCGGGCGGCGAGATCGAGTGGACGGTGAGCGTGGACTCCACGATCGCCCGTGCGCACCAGCATGCGGCGGGTGCCCGCCGCGACTTCGACGGTCAGGTCGAACCGGCGGGTGGTTTCGACGACGAACCCGCTGACCACGGTCTGGGACGGTCGCGGGGTGGGTTCACCACGAAGCTGCATCTGGCCGCCGACCAGGGCCAGCGGCCGTTGGCTCTGGTGATCACACCTGGTCAGTGGGCCGATTGCCCGCAGTTCACGACGGTGCTCGGCGAAATACGGGTGCCGCGACTCGGGGTCGGTGGCACCCGGTCGCGACCGGATCGGGTCCTGGCCGACAAAGCCTATTCCTCGGCGGCCAACCGTGCTTACCTGCGGCAACGCGGGATCAAGGCAACCATCCCGATCAAGGCGGACCAGGCAGCGCATCGCGTGGCCAAAGGAAACGCTGGCGGCCGGCCGCCAGCGTTCGACCCGAACCTCTACAAACTGCGCCACGCCGTGGAATGCACGATCAGCCGCCTCAAACAGCACCGCGCAGTCGCCACCCGCTATGACAAACTCGCTGTCCGCTACCTGGCCACGGTCCGCGTCGCCGCAATCAACCTGTGGTTATCCGGCCACGACTTATGA
- a CDS encoding transposase, producing MAVVGQGEPADRAGQKSSLCRFPGATGGGVDHRQVINAILWKLRAGAPWRNLLERFWPWKTAHERLRS from the coding sequence GTGGCGGTGGTCGGCCAAGGTGAACCGGCGGACCGGGCAGGTCAGAAGTCGAGCCTATGCCGCTTTCCGGGCGCGACAGGCGGTGGCGTTGATCATCGGCAGGTGATCAACGCGATCCTGTGGAAACTGCGAGCAGGCGCACCGTGGCGTAATCTACTCGAGAGATTTTGGCCGTGGAAGACCGCCCACGAACGGTTGCGGTCGTGA
- a CDS encoding ESX-1 secretion-associated protein, producing MTSENILAIDPNALRRLASQHDEAAQTIRRWARMPTEWLGSFQNGYGKIAEPVRLAMQSYFEARVAAGNILADKHLRVSASLRTAADIYEHTDAAGASAINSLQFAQPTVPSARIPSSSTHGSGPENPVRRHSPLSGTVRANGTSRWGPAATPWTRSAEDPYNYPVGTGKAAHDVSEPVRAHELLGSGPAVGDPVVQQSKAESTSTPPITGTAADMDRATSRPGSTEQAQVPSPVPPIVSAPLTAAHGFPPSPLGAAAAARTPIGPAQPTEEITDLIVARTLLSAVLSAVDRSSAPSAWAVSVMRGPQGARIFITSNEGRGWLPAGLYLPPEVSTPWMFNRLVESGGTASQASWERLGDPARILAEFATEWGSRTDTTLTALASSEPIPASVVSSIAGAESEQLVRPSGDPLLRTPGANRVDRLALTSSAQVLHNVMRTPAPHLRKRQIDLAVHAHQQLVNVAVRPPHAAHVPGLRDRILAAVQSDFVVPPPWWEELRTAHQQLALSLEEGPNGVAALMDSDRQQTHSLGVYFDRRSNEIVLLLAGNPTHQTLRDSVYAHREIVNHPAYAGSRAVPSTSGYTNPPQRAVAADIDARTAPGTRSGPGLNRLSTANERPALDVIGSQVDSIQ from the coding sequence ATGACCTCGGAAAACATTCTGGCAATCGATCCGAACGCCCTCCGCCGTCTTGCCTCACAGCACGACGAAGCAGCCCAGACCATCAGGCGATGGGCGAGGATGCCCACCGAGTGGCTGGGTAGCTTCCAGAATGGCTACGGCAAGATCGCCGAGCCTGTACGCCTGGCCATGCAGAGCTACTTCGAGGCGCGGGTGGCGGCCGGCAATATTCTGGCCGACAAGCACCTTCGAGTGTCCGCCTCGCTCCGCACCGCCGCGGACATCTACGAACACACAGATGCCGCCGGCGCATCGGCGATCAACTCGTTGCAATTCGCGCAGCCGACTGTCCCGTCAGCGAGAATTCCGTCCTCATCAACACACGGGAGCGGGCCAGAAAATCCAGTACGGCGACACAGTCCGTTGAGCGGAACTGTTCGTGCAAATGGCACCTCCCGGTGGGGCCCAGCAGCAACGCCATGGACTCGCTCGGCCGAAGATCCCTACAACTATCCGGTAGGTACGGGCAAGGCGGCCCACGACGTATCGGAACCAGTGCGCGCCCATGAGCTGCTGGGTTCCGGACCGGCGGTCGGAGACCCGGTCGTGCAGCAATCCAAGGCCGAGTCGACGTCGACACCCCCGATCACCGGGACGGCAGCTGACATGGATCGGGCCACCAGTCGACCTGGATCCACCGAGCAGGCGCAAGTCCCGTCTCCCGTGCCACCGATAGTTTCCGCACCGCTCACGGCGGCACACGGTTTCCCACCGAGTCCCTTGGGCGCGGCGGCGGCCGCCCGCACACCTATCGGACCGGCTCAGCCGACCGAGGAAATCACAGACCTGATCGTCGCCAGGACCTTGTTGAGCGCCGTATTGTCGGCAGTTGACCGCTCCTCCGCACCGTCGGCGTGGGCCGTATCGGTCATGAGAGGGCCGCAGGGGGCGCGGATCTTCATCACGTCGAACGAAGGTCGAGGCTGGCTGCCCGCCGGTCTATACCTGCCGCCGGAAGTCTCGACACCGTGGATGTTCAACCGGCTGGTCGAATCCGGCGGCACGGCATCACAAGCATCGTGGGAACGACTTGGCGATCCAGCTCGCATCCTCGCCGAGTTCGCTACCGAGTGGGGATCGCGGACAGATACCACTTTGACCGCCCTCGCATCCTCCGAGCCGATACCTGCGAGTGTTGTGTCGAGTATCGCGGGCGCCGAATCAGAACAGCTTGTGCGACCCTCGGGCGATCCCCTCCTCCGAACTCCTGGCGCGAACAGGGTAGACCGGTTGGCACTCACCAGCTCCGCACAGGTCCTACACAATGTGATGCGCACACCCGCACCGCATCTCCGCAAACGGCAGATCGACCTGGCAGTCCACGCTCATCAGCAGCTCGTCAATGTGGCGGTACGCCCGCCACATGCGGCGCACGTGCCCGGTTTGCGGGATCGAATCCTCGCCGCCGTTCAATCCGATTTCGTCGTGCCACCGCCGTGGTGGGAGGAACTACGTACCGCCCACCAGCAGCTGGCACTCTCGCTCGAAGAGGGCCCGAATGGAGTCGCCGCTCTAATGGATTCCGACCGGCAGCAGACACATTCCCTCGGAGTGTATTTCGATCGCAGGAGCAACGAGATCGTGTTGCTCCTAGCCGGCAACCCAACGCACCAGACACTTCGAGACTCGGTGTACGCCCACAGAGAAATTGTGAACCATCCCGCGTACGCCGGTTCGAGGGCGGTGCCATCGACTTCGGGATACACCAATCCCCCACAGCGCGCCGTCGCGGCCGATATCGATGCACGGACCGCACCGGGCACGCGATCCGGCCCCGGACTGAACCGTTTGTCCACAGCGAATGAACGCCCGGCGTTGGATGTGATCGGTTCACAGGTGGACTCGATCCAATAG
- a CDS encoding TerD family protein, translating into MQPDSVVSAACSGAGLGSFTVVDVETSGLSAADHRVLSVAALALDSDGVVVREFHTLVDPGCDPGPVHIHGLTRELLSGAPRFENIEAELTQLLAGRVMVAHNAGFDYGFLAGEFGRIGASLPVGNRLCTLALARRVAPPVPDCRLATLATYYGIRQQRAHNALDDARVLAAVLRSLVTDAAHLGIALPMLACPPDRPGARRRSAWPSTPPKTMCEFEYPGRFTDGGVLVQGMKVAFTGDTRVDRVQLISRAVAAGLDVTRAVSGRTSAPVTNSQESLTGKARAARGHETPIMTEQTFLMLLERIQPGTPKNMSAQPGEMGSDPHARTEAAGPLAGRRVLVLGGPHAAAVGARNRVADLSGSVAVNMSASVSDVLALEGAQNDPRLGRAEARGLPVHGTELLDSAGPASPRGADAREIVEPHVMCRGQVMDLPIDEIGTEWSVRVSWTQDESYEVDVVGFLLDSGEKVRHDSDFVFYNQPTGDGAWLTADGPSEQTVELSVEQLPQQCARVVVAAAIDGDSVTFGTVGAIEIEVTAGSESGVFARATLDAATEERALILVEVYRRGGAWRLRVVGQGYPSGLAELARSYGVDVSGE; encoded by the coding sequence ATGCAACCAGATTCGGTAGTGTCGGCAGCGTGTTCGGGTGCCGGCCTCGGCTCGTTCACTGTTGTCGATGTCGAGACTTCGGGGCTGAGCGCCGCCGATCACCGGGTGTTGTCGGTCGCTGCGCTTGCCTTGGACAGCGACGGCGTCGTTGTCAGGGAGTTTCATACGCTTGTCGATCCGGGGTGTGATCCCGGTCCGGTCCACATCCACGGTCTGACGCGTGAACTCTTGAGTGGGGCCCCACGGTTCGAGAACATCGAGGCCGAGCTGACTCAGTTGTTGGCTGGCCGGGTCATGGTCGCGCACAATGCGGGTTTCGACTATGGCTTCCTCGCGGGCGAGTTCGGCAGGATTGGGGCGAGCCTGCCTGTCGGTAATCGGTTGTGTACCTTGGCGCTCGCTCGTCGCGTTGCGCCTCCGGTGCCGGATTGTCGATTGGCCACGCTCGCGACCTACTACGGCATCCGGCAGCAGCGCGCGCATAACGCACTCGACGACGCGCGGGTTCTCGCGGCGGTACTACGGTCCTTGGTCACGGATGCGGCTCATCTCGGTATCGCGCTACCGATGCTGGCCTGCCCGCCTGACCGTCCTGGTGCAAGGAGGCGTTCGGCGTGGCCGAGCACCCCGCCGAAGACCATGTGCGAGTTCGAGTATCCCGGTCGCTTCACCGACGGTGGTGTGCTGGTTCAGGGTATGAAGGTCGCCTTCACCGGCGACACTCGCGTCGATCGTGTGCAGCTGATATCCCGAGCCGTAGCGGCGGGGTTGGATGTGACCCGGGCCGTCAGCGGGCGCACGAGCGCCCCGGTGACCAACTCGCAGGAATCGCTCACCGGTAAAGCTCGCGCCGCGCGTGGTCATGAGACACCGATCATGACCGAACAAACATTTCTGATGCTTCTCGAACGAATCCAGCCGGGGACTCCCAAGAATATGTCCGCCCAGCCCGGAGAGATGGGAAGCGATCCACATGCGCGCACGGAGGCTGCCGGGCCGTTGGCCGGGCGACGGGTTCTGGTACTCGGCGGTCCGCACGCTGCGGCTGTCGGCGCACGGAACAGGGTCGCCGATCTCAGTGGCTCTGTGGCGGTCAATATGTCGGCGAGTGTGTCCGACGTTCTCGCGCTGGAGGGTGCGCAGAACGACCCGCGGCTGGGCCGAGCGGAGGCCCGGGGCCTTCCGGTCCACGGAACTGAACTGTTGGACAGTGCGGGCCCAGCGTCCCCGCGTGGTGCGGATGCCCGGGAGATCGTGGAACCACACGTCATGTGTCGTGGTCAGGTGATGGATCTGCCCATCGATGAAATAGGCACGGAGTGGTCGGTGCGTGTGTCGTGGACGCAGGATGAGTCGTATGAAGTCGACGTTGTGGGGTTTCTTCTCGACAGCGGCGAAAAAGTTCGCCACGACTCCGATTTTGTCTTCTACAACCAGCCGACGGGTGACGGCGCCTGGCTGACCGCCGATGGGCCCAGCGAACAAACTGTCGAACTCTCCGTCGAGCAGCTTCCGCAACAGTGCGCACGGGTCGTAGTCGCGGCAGCGATCGACGGCGACAGTGTCACTTTCGGGACGGTGGGTGCGATCGAGATCGAGGTCACCGCGGGCAGCGAATCGGGCGTTTTCGCACGTGCCACGCTGGACGCCGCGACTGAGGAACGCGCCTTGATACTCGTGGAGGTGTATCGGCGCGGCGGAGCATGGCGACTGCGGGTGGTCGGCCAGGGCTACCCGTCCGGACTCGCCGAACTCGCGCGGTCGTATGGAGTCGATGTGAGTGGGGAGTAG
- a CDS encoding MFS transporter: MLHGSFGRLLAMAGITNLVDGSTRIYLPLLAIAWEASQAAVAWIFFAALLPWAVGSLFAGAMIDRRDRFAFLRAVNLARAAGLGVAATAAFLFPGHIAVLLGLAVVIGTVDMVGDICGQSMVADLVEEPARTAAYGKMASVQTVLGVLAAPAIGGLLVAVPAWLALSALGIASSVAVFLVQGRAAPGAGPAREHPSSSVLTDSKVGLKTILHSSWLGRTAAAVGVMNLASSASMAVLVVYTSRSLGASVAGTGILLSAIGIGSSVGSLGAARLSAYLGFRAAVMIGALGIALGLVSPIIGTSMIQLGIVSVLGSLLSPLFGVNVISMRQRIITPDLAGRVNASFQLLGIGTAPLGALIAGAASAVVTDRAVFAVSASLAIAALVVCRPWFVGLHPTPVTRYQADHPEQEVPN; encoded by the coding sequence GTGCTGCACGGGAGTTTCGGCCGGCTGTTGGCGATGGCGGGTATCACTAATCTGGTGGACGGGAGCACTCGGATCTATCTTCCGCTGCTGGCCATCGCATGGGAGGCCAGTCAGGCCGCGGTCGCTTGGATCTTCTTCGCAGCACTGCTCCCATGGGCGGTCGGCAGCCTGTTTGCCGGGGCGATGATCGACCGCAGGGACCGTTTCGCGTTTCTGCGCGCGGTGAATCTGGCGCGAGCCGCCGGTCTGGGCGTCGCCGCGACGGCCGCCTTCCTGTTCCCCGGTCACATTGCGGTGTTGCTGGGACTGGCGGTCGTGATCGGCACTGTCGACATGGTCGGCGACATCTGTGGACAGAGTATGGTGGCCGATCTTGTCGAGGAACCCGCACGTACGGCTGCCTACGGGAAGATGGCGTCGGTGCAGACCGTCCTCGGTGTGTTGGCAGCCCCGGCGATCGGCGGTCTGCTCGTCGCGGTTCCGGCCTGGCTGGCACTATCGGCATTGGGTATCGCGAGCTCTGTTGCGGTGTTTCTCGTGCAGGGTCGCGCCGCGCCGGGTGCCGGGCCGGCGCGCGAGCATCCGTCGAGTTCGGTCCTGACCGACTCCAAAGTCGGGTTGAAGACCATCCTGCACAGTTCGTGGCTGGGACGCACCGCCGCGGCGGTTGGTGTGATGAACCTGGCGTCGTCCGCGTCGATGGCGGTCCTGGTCGTTTACACGAGCCGGTCATTGGGCGCATCGGTAGCCGGGACCGGAATCCTGTTGTCCGCGATCGGTATCGGTTCCAGTGTCGGCAGCCTGGGCGCCGCACGTCTGTCCGCGTATCTCGGATTCCGGGCGGCGGTCATGATCGGTGCACTGGGGATTGCCTTGGGTCTGGTCTCGCCTATTATCGGGACGAGCATGATTCAGCTGGGAATTGTGTCCGTGCTCGGCAGCCTGCTCTCGCCGCTGTTCGGCGTGAACGTGATCTCGATGCGCCAGCGAATCATCACCCCGGATCTGGCCGGCCGCGTTAATGCATCCTTCCAGCTTCTCGGAATCGGCACCGCTCCGCTGGGTGCATTGATTGCCGGCGCCGCGTCTGCTGTCGTGACGGATAGGGCGGTATTCGCGGTGAGTGCGAGCCTCGCGATCGCGGCGCTTGTGGTGTGCCGGCCGTGGTTTGTGGGCTTGCACCCGACACCGGTCACTCGATACCAGGCCGACCACCCGGAGCAGGAAGTGCCCAACTGA
- a CDS encoding PadR family transcriptional regulator gives MPTNALTNPLVLPILGLLAEQPRHAYALFSELRSRYTYISVRNATVYTLLNTLVETGWLRAEPTGADRQTFQLTPAGRQALAERVEHELQEGAVGDRTPFMTALAYLGILAPTSAVAALQSRADRIHHEEERLARALDEAASVPELHMIETHYYRDQLDHERAWLDATIRRIRSGALAWPSQKN, from the coding sequence ATGCCGACCAATGCGCTCACCAACCCGCTGGTGCTGCCGATCCTGGGGCTGCTGGCCGAACAGCCTCGGCACGCCTACGCCCTGTTCAGCGAGCTGCGCTCGCGCTACACCTACATCAGCGTGCGGAACGCGACCGTCTACACGCTGCTCAACACCCTCGTGGAGACCGGATGGCTGCGTGCGGAGCCGACGGGCGCAGATCGACAGACCTTCCAGCTGACCCCAGCAGGGCGACAAGCCCTGGCAGAGCGAGTCGAGCACGAACTCCAGGAGGGCGCCGTCGGCGACCGCACCCCATTCATGACCGCGCTCGCCTACCTCGGAATCCTCGCCCCGACCTCAGCGGTAGCCGCTCTGCAAAGCAGAGCCGACCGCATCCACCATGAGGAAGAACGCCTTGCACGCGCACTCGACGAGGCTGCAAGCGTCCCTGAACTGCACATGATCGAGACCCACTACTACCGTGACCAACTCGATCACGAACGCGCCTGGCTGGATGCGACCATCCGCCGCATCCGCTCCGGCGCCCTCGCCTGGCCGAGTCAGAAGAACTGA